The following proteins are co-located in the Spirosoma montaniterrae genome:
- a CDS encoding RagB/SusD family nutrient uptake outer membrane protein: protein MKKLLIITSLLALTLTQNACNQEYLNPSAASEVQVVNSPDGLVTLVNGLQYRYTFGRTGVIYNAVTAGGLATRELRVLNAGNTDELFLEQGFASVQGSNAVVRNLWTSAQLTRATSDIVLTNAERVIADPGLRSGVIAYASIFKALSLGTLAQFFQQAPITTGTNAPFVSREQLLRSAIQQLETAATLVGTTPPSAAFTARVPVGIDIPNTIQALIARYALFVGDFDKAIAAAGRVTLTVRSSFAFDDNTQNPVFFTAFGNTNVFAPTNTNFGLTGALAPDPTDRRIAFYTRANPTATQNLGTGFYTANNAPVPVYLPGEILLIRAEAFARKNDLTNAVTELNRVLTKTPAQDAWGVGAGLPAYAGPQTANDILLQIYENRQIELAYQGFRLEDSRRFSRPGPDTTPQANAERTRNFLPYPFTERDNNTSTPVDPAN from the coding sequence ATGAAAAAACTCCTTATAATCACTTCCCTGCTGGCACTGACGTTGACGCAGAATGCCTGCAATCAGGAATATCTGAACCCGAGCGCGGCCAGCGAAGTACAGGTCGTGAACTCGCCCGATGGGCTGGTAACGCTCGTAAACGGGCTGCAATACCGCTACACATTTGGCCGGACGGGCGTGATCTACAACGCCGTTACAGCCGGTGGTTTAGCCACTCGCGAACTGCGCGTGCTGAATGCGGGCAACACCGACGAACTGTTTCTGGAACAGGGCTTTGCGAGTGTACAGGGTAGCAACGCCGTGGTGCGTAACCTCTGGACAAGTGCTCAACTGACCCGTGCAACGTCAGATATTGTGCTGACCAATGCCGAGCGCGTGATTGCCGACCCCGGTTTGCGATCGGGCGTGATTGCCTACGCGTCGATTTTTAAGGCACTGTCGCTTGGTACGCTGGCGCAGTTTTTCCAGCAGGCTCCTATCACCACCGGCACCAATGCGCCGTTTGTATCGCGCGAGCAGTTGCTGCGGTCGGCCATTCAGCAGTTGGAAACAGCGGCTACGCTCGTTGGCACTACGCCCCCTTCTGCCGCTTTTACGGCCCGCGTTCCGGTCGGTATCGACATTCCGAACACAATTCAGGCGCTGATTGCCCGCTACGCGCTGTTTGTGGGTGACTTCGATAAGGCCATTGCCGCTGCCGGTCGGGTGACGCTGACCGTGCGGTCGTCGTTCGCCTTTGACGACAACACACAGAACCCCGTGTTCTTCACGGCTTTCGGGAACACGAACGTGTTTGCACCCACGAACACCAACTTCGGCCTGACGGGTGCGCTGGCACCTGACCCCACCGACCGTCGGATTGCGTTCTACACCCGCGCCAATCCAACCGCTACGCAGAACCTCGGTACGGGCTTTTATACGGCCAACAACGCGCCGGTGCCAGTGTACCTGCCCGGCGAAATACTGCTGATTCGGGCTGAAGCCTTCGCCCGTAAGAACGATCTGACGAATGCCGTAACCGAACTGAACCGGGTGCTAACCAAAACTCCGGCGCAGGATGCCTGGGGCGTGGGCGCGGGCTTACCAGCCTATGCCGGTCCGCAAACGGCCAACGACATTCTGTTGCAGATTTACGAAAACCGGCAAATCGAACTGGCCTACCAGGGTTTCCGGCTCGAAGACAGCCGCCGGTTCAGCCGCCCCGGTCCCGACACAACGCCCCAGGCCAACGCCGAACGAACACGCAATTTCCTGCCGTATCCGTTTACCGAGCGTGATAACAATACCAGTACGCCCGTGGACCCGGCTAATTAA